The following proteins come from a genomic window of Vidua chalybeata isolate OUT-0048 chromosome 2, bVidCha1 merged haplotype, whole genome shotgun sequence:
- the RHOG gene encoding rho-related GTP-binding protein RhoG, with the protein MQSIKCVVVGDGAVGKTCLLICYTTNAFPKEYIPTVFDNYSAQNTVDGRTINLNLWDTAGQEEYDRLRTLSYPQTNVFIICFSIASPPSYENVKHKWYPEVCHHCPSVPILLVGTKKDLRNNPETMKRLKEQNQAPITTQQGISLSKQIRAVKYLECSALNQEGIKDVFTEAVRAVLNPVPAKPKKPCVLL; encoded by the coding sequence ATGCAGAGCATCAAGTGCGTGGTGGTGGGTGACGGGGCGGTGGGCAAGACCTGCCTGCTCATCTGCTACACCACCAACGCCTTCCCCAAGGAGTACATCCCCACCGTGTTCGACAACTACAGCGCCCAGAACACGGTGGACGGCAGGACTATTAACTTAAACCTGTGGGACACGGCTGGCCAGGAGGAGTACGACCGCCTGCGGACGCTTTCCTACCCCCAGACCAACGTCTTCATCATCTGCTTCTCCATCGCCAGCCCGCCCTCCTACGAGAACGTCAAGCACAAGTGGTACCCTGAGGtgtgccaccactgccccagCGTGCCCATCCTCCTCGTCGGCACCAAGAAGGATCTGAGGAACAACCCCGAGACCATGAAGCGGCTCAAGGAGCAGAACCAGGCGCCCATCACCACCCAGCAGGGCATCAGCCTCTCCAAGCAGATCCGCGCCGTCAAGTACCTGGAGTGCTCGGCGCTCAACCAGGAGGGCATCAAGGATGTGTTCACCGAGGCCGTGAGGGCCGTGCTCAACCCCGTCCCGGCCAAGCCCAAGAAACCCTGCGTGCTCTTGTGA